The following proteins come from a genomic window of Pichia kudriavzevii chromosome 1, complete sequence:
- a CDS encoding uncharacterized protein (PKUD0A07620): protein MSDENDKNTNQNTNDIYNCDIEDISNSSWGYMLRNSSIHAIQPLTTDPSHFPQSHVYSYLHAQLGRQTPTHEIDYTLIQNSNSKILDTSQNHNQFLSQQQQSHFKQEQQEQQRGQEQQEQQQVPQPHPFNKPPMPTLPIHNLNRQHSLSVQQDIQSLSYNKFLESPNFDAFLNSTPYPGNNHSQSIPATSISSFLNKNYNIPPQYLTTEFLSLSPHLSTPLASKSIDLFDTPYLNNIHANFVNTTSIDEENNTTNIFNTLTNVNDLSSNETPLIEKLEKVLKTPNFQDRNHNKKLFNSLILETARESPTNDKRTVKQQKIQQRQPQQGKQPVVSNKSFNSRIIDISNKSHNLNDSEQSRKYQDILQIPHSNQTYFSNITSTPSKMMNVINTVTAPAPAAATSLPPSKGTINPNTHSDYSSQLNTTTPLRPKKSKQTNNTKKIKFKQNDITSRAVDKSFDNDDDEEEDEEENSVVIDSSPSTIVINSASKPISTLQGAPNSKLLEASPTPVNKFTQCQSDPTCHKKPSVNLPVGPKMGLFVEPSKKSIRKVNTQPTMTMSIPPPKYTANKNGFHRSISANDALLSNTKIKPKKRNRSEKKLQIIMADPDQLKGNKKRRITRRLDEIPLQHHLSVSTNAPLSNSTNIVNNRSPIRQTFKSANIRFSKPTKKANENVFWES from the coding sequence ATGTCCGATGAAAACGACAAGAATACCAACCAAAACACAAATGATATCTACAACTGCGACATTGAAGATATATCGAATTCCTCATGGGGTTATATGCTAAGGAACTCATCAATTCATGCCATTCAACCTTTAACAACAGATCCTTCTCATTTCCCTCAATCCCACGTGTATTCCTATTTACATGCCCAATTGGGTAGACAAACACCAACACATGAAATCGACTACACTTTGATTCAGAATTCAAACTCGAAAATACTGGATACCAGTCAAAATCACAATCAATTCCTATCCCAACAACAGCAATCACATTTCAAACAGGAGCAACAGGAACAACAAAGAGGCcaagaacaacaagaacaacaacaagtaCCGCAGCCGCATCCATTTAATAAACCTCCAATGCCTACCTTGCCTATACATAACTTGAATAGACAACATAGCCTTTCAGTACAGCAAGATATACAGTCACTTTCATATAACAAATTTTTGGAATCTCCAAATTTTGATGCTTTTCTAAATTCAACACCTTATCCGGGAAATAATCACTCTCAATCAATTCCTgcaacttcaatttcttcgtttttgaacaaaaacTATAATATCCCCCCTCAATACTTAACTACGGAATTTTTGTCATTGTCCCCTCATTTGAGTACACCATTGGCGAGCAAATCAATTGACTTATTTGATACTCCCTATTTGAACAATATACATGCAAACTTTGTTAATACAACATCAATTGATGAGGAAAATAATACAAcaaatatcttcaatactTTGACTAATGTTAATGATTTATCCTCAAATGAAACCCCATTAAtagaaaaattggaaaaggTATTGAAAACTCCCAATTTTCAAGATCGTAATCACAACAAAAAGCTGTTTAACTCTCTTATATTAGAAACTGCTCGAGAATCACCAACAAATGATAAAAGGACAGTCAAgcaacaaaaaatacaacaaaGACAACCACAGCAAGGAAAACAGCCAGTagtttcaaataaaagCTTTAATTCTAGGATCATAGAcatatcaaacaaatcGCACAACTTGAACGATTCAGAGCAATCGAGAAAATATCAGGACATTTTACAGATACCccattcaaatcaaacttaTTTCTCAAACATTACATCGACGCCAAGTAAAATGATGAATGTCATAAATACCGTCACAGCTCCCGCTCCAGCTGCCGCAACATCTCTCCCCCCTTCTAAAGGTACCATTAACCCAAACACACATTCAGATTACAGTTCTCAATTGAATACAACCACTCCACTACGCCCGAAGAAATCTAAGCAAACAAATAACaccaagaaaataaaattcaaacaaaatgatATAACATCAAGAGCAGTTGACAAGAGCTTTGATAACGACGACGACgaggaggaggatgaagaggaaaataGTGTGGTAATTGATTCATCGCCTTCCACCATTGTTATAAATTCGGCTTCTAAACCGATATCCACACTACAAGGTGCACCAAATAGCAAGCTATTAGAGGCCTCGCCGACACCGGTGAATAAGTTCACACAATGTCAATCCGACCCTACTTGTCATAAGAAACCGAGTGTGAACCTACCTGTTGGTCCCAAAATGGGGCTCTTTGTTGAACCCAGCAAGAAATCCATAAGAAAAGTGAACACACAGCCAACTATGACAATGTCAATTCCTCCCCCTAAATACAcagcaaataaaaatgggTTTCACCGAAGTATTAGTGCCAATGACGCATTGTTATCCAATACGAAAATCAAGccaaagaagagaaacagaagcgaaaagaaacttcaaatcATTATGGCCGATCCAGACCAACTGAAGGGGAATAAGAAAAGGAGAATCACGAGAAGGTTAGACGAGATACCTCTGCAACACCATTTGTCTGTTTCCACGAATGCACCGCTAAGCAATTCGACAAACATTGTCAACAACAGGAGTCCAATACGTCAGACATTTAAAAGCGCAAACATACGTTTTTCTAAACCAACTAAAAAGGCCAACGAAAATGTATTCTGGGAGTCCTAG
- a CDS encoding uncharacterized protein (PKUD0A07600; similar to Saccharomyces cerevisiae YOR359W (VTS1); ancestral locus Anc_7.27) encodes MQGNSEISNGPFSPTLPNSSRTVFSSPLVRLNNSSNSNSNSNGNGNNNNNNNSINNNNTNNNGNHGILNNANNSSSYSQLDSVLSPLLTNSINSPLPDITFSPHLGQTNDNDNDIPAFNPKTEMMLENYTNNLNMFNMWIKNLSVEEQKTAIGMFIESIESPEILEFIKLKVSSIESQPKNGNDHSLNFSPPLSATSGCGSLSNNLRPVSPIISMSSINHSNPDPLTLDSLLNDTSDLNLSMNHLSLNNDIIYNPAPRRALSPPSMKTGFGNLIEPIERPKSAGPSYSHEVMSGVGSMGMSNMDSMNGMLNVTNNGNILPISNLPMNSMNDIGAKLQTSLNTINNRSLLDSNKVKDDRRKFLQNRMPVNGMNGISSMTNLNSMMNVNMHMPVSYNNGHGIGMTNSPPQQHHHLQLQHVHQQQGNKPRNKGYHKTSPLSGGESSVHNNSKKNNNNSSNNNSNNNNSNINENNGTNLPRDIASDALLEDIPAWLKTLRLHKYTDNLKHLKWQEMVVLDDEGLTSLGVSTVGARNKLLKSFKYVCEQKGLSQ; translated from the coding sequence ATGCAGGGTAACAGTGAGATTTCAAACGGTCCCTTTTCACCGACTTTGCCGAACTCATCGAGAACTGTGTTTTCCTCTCCACTTGTTAGactcaacaacagcagcaatAGCAATAGCAATAGCAATGGTAAtggtaataataataataataataatagcatcaataataacaacaccaacaataACGGCAACCATGGCATTCTGAACAACGCCAACAACTCCAGCAGTTATTCCCAGCTTGATTCTGTTCTCTCGCCGCTGTTGACCAATTCCATCAACTCGCCATTACCAGACATCACGTTTTCTCCTCATTTGGGCCAGACTaatgacaatgacaatgacaTCCCTGCATTCAATCCCAAGACAGAAATGATGTTGGAGAATTACACaaacaatttgaatatGTTCAATATGTGGATTAAAAATTTGTCTGTTGAAGAACAGAAGACTGCAATTGGAATGTTTATTGAATCCATCGAATCACCagaaattttggaatttattaaattgaaagtttcatcaattgaatcaCAGCCGAAAAATGGCAATGATCATTCGTTGAACTTCTCTCCGCCATTGAGTGCCACATCTGGATGTGGAAGTTTGTCCAATAACTTACGTCCAGTATCTCCAATCATCTCGATGTCTTCAATAAACCATTCGAATCCAGACCCTCTAACTTTAGATTCTCTTTTGAATGATACGAGCGActtgaatctttcaatgaatcACTTGTCATTGAACAACGACATTATTTACAATCCTGCGCCAAGGAGGGCATTATCCCCACCTTCAATGAAAACCGGCTTTGGAAACTTAATTGAACCAATCGAGAGACCAAAATCAGCGGGCCCTTCATATTCCCATGAAGTCATGTCTGGAGTTGGTAGTATGGGCATGTCCAATATGGATTCTATGAATGGGATGTTGAACGTCACCAACAATGGCAATATTCTTCCAATATCCAATCTACCAATGAACAGTATGAACGATATTGGTGCCAAATTACAGACTTCCTTAAACACCATTAACAATCGCTCATTACTGGATTCTAACAAGGTCAAAGATGATAGACGCAAATTTCTACAAAATAGAATGCCCGTCAATGGCATGAACGGAATTAGTAGTATGACCAACCTAAATAGCATGATGAACGTCAATATGCACATGCCGGTCTCCTATAACAATGGCCACGGCATTGGCATGACTAACTCTCCGCCACAGCAGCACCATCATCTTCAGCTGCAGCATGTACATCAGCAACAGGGGAATAAACCACGTAACAAGGGCTATCACAAGACGTCTCCGTTGAGCGGGGGTGAGTCCAGTGTCCACAATAACTCTAAAAAgaacaacaataacagtagcaataataacagcaacaacaacaacagtaaTATCAACGAAAATAATGGCACAAACTTGCCAAGAGATATTGCTTCTGATGCTCTGTTGGAAGATATTCCAGCATGGTTAAAGACATTACGTTTACACAAGTACACGGACAACctgaaacatttgaaatGGCAGGAGATGGTTGTCCTCGACGACGAGGGCTTGACGTCACTCGGGGTCAGTACTGTGGGGGCTAGAAACAAGCTGCTCAAGAGTTTCAAGTATGTTTGCGAACAAAAGGGCCTCTCCCAATAG
- a CDS encoding uncharacterized protein (PKUD0A07610; similar to Saccharomyces cerevisiae YGR080W (TWF1); ancestral locus Anc_3.404): MSTQSGITASEAVVSECTSFLRSPTRRALILKIDTVTLSIKVQESVQCSDFSTDLKQLTENLTCDECCYILLRHDAEKHAFISYVPDNASVRSKMLYASTKNTLLQELGSGLFDPILFINSPEELSPQSWNKIMGSGNVKALSESEESLQAVKDHQLYATSNPRRLANDSNNTLSFPLDDQLHDAVGGLANEVLITAVIDNERLVLAEKSCVPVDGIVEAIGNFHSPAYHLYNYQERKTFILTCPSGSKVRERMLYASNKQGFLNSLKSQGLEFTNVVEVGDASELETSEITGAPVEDANKPLGLRFAKPKGPRRR, from the coding sequence ATGTCGACCCAGTCAGGTATAACTGCTTCGGAGGCTGTTGTTTCCGAATGCACGTCGTTTCTTCGTTCCCCAACAAGACGGGCATTGATTCTCAAGATTGACACTGTGACACTTTCAATAAAGGTCCAAGAATCCGTCCAATGCAGTGACTTCTCCACGGATCTCAAGCAGTTAACAGAGAACCTGACATGTGACGAGTGCTGCTACATTCTCTTACGCCATGATGCCGAGAAACATGCGTTTATCTCCTATGTTCCGGACAATGCAAGTGTGCGTTCAAAGATGTTGTATGCGTCAACGAAAAACACCCTCTTACAGGAACTTGGTAGTGGCCTCTTTGACCCAATTCTATTTATCAACTCGCCTGAGGAGCTGTCCCCCCAATCGTGGAACAAGATCATGGGCAGCGGCAACGTCAAGGCATTGTCAGAGTCCGAAGAGAGTTTACAGGCTGTCAAAGACCACCAACTCTACGCCACGTCCAACCCAAGACGACTCGCCAATGATAGCAACAACACTCTAAGTTTCCCCCTCGATGACCAACTCCATGACGCTGTTGGTGGCTTGGCAAATGAGGTGCTCATTACCGCCGTCATTGACAATGAGAGACTGGTCCTTGCAGAGAAATCGTGTGTCCCCGTGGACGGTATAGTCGAAGCAATTGGAAACTTCCACTCGCCAGCCTACCATTTGTACAATTATCaggaaaggaaaacatTTATTCTCACATGTCCCTCTGGTTCAAAAGTTAGGGAGAGAATGTTGTATGCCTCCAACAAACAGGGGTTTCTGAACTCACTCAAGAGTCAAGGCTTGGAGTTTACaaatgttgttgaagttggagaCGCTTCTGAGCTCGAAACCTCGGAGATCACTGGAGCTCCGGTAGAGGATGCAAACAAGCCTTTGGGTCTGAGGTTTGCCAAACCTAAGGGACCAAGGAGACGCTGA